Proteins found in one Micropterus dolomieu isolate WLL.071019.BEF.003 ecotype Adirondacks linkage group LG12, ASM2129224v1, whole genome shotgun sequence genomic segment:
- the LOC123980900 gene encoding uncharacterized protein LOC123980900 gives MIYWMKRNKGGSGIPDSVSIMSKSEILREIVTEKLTTAAQEIFAVVERTVAGYEEEASGLRQEIDRQRRQLEAVLQPRVKLQRREDLIPRQEGHEAVVRLEEEEEEQTQQSDVEVSVSPGPWDDDDDDDDDEEGDGGEEEQQLSAPPATSPRREDLKDPDHQMKPRSISPTAWSDRKRASRPQISDTQSHIDLKIRILEDSQINVLSTSGLYKLPVQELQCPRGLQETDFLDLLRSTFPQLADQKQFDFCTFGRSRTPQPLRVNTQTPEEIYKRLIDARKTYLFIRLKTEEDPQSSSEDRHPVEKRDDSPSSFASTSADQTQMNPRSIFPRGQSERPSKPQISDTQSHIDLKIRLLEDSKENVLSKTGLYKLPIQEMQCPRGLQEADFLDLLRSTLPQLADQKQFDFCTFGRRRRLQPLTVNTLTPEEIYKRLIDARKTYLFIRLKTKKDPQSSSEDPVDDSPSSSASTLADQTQMNPR, from the exons atGATTTACTGGATGAAGAGGAACAAAGGCGGCTCGGGGATTCCCGACAGCGTCAGTATCATGTCTAAGTCGGAGATCTTGAGAGAAATCGTCACCGAGAAACTGACAACAGCCGCGCAGGAAATCTTCGCGGTTGTGGAGAGAACCGTAGCCGGGTACGAGGAGGAGGCTTCGGGTCTGAGGCAGGAGATCGACCGGCAGAGGAGGCAGCTGGAGGCGGTGCTGCAGCCTCGGGTCAAACTACAGAGAAGAG AAGACCTGATCCCACGTCAGGAAGGCCATGAGGCTGTTGTGAGgttggaagaagaggaggaggagcagacacagcAGTCAG ATGTGGAGGTCAGTGTGAGCCCGGGCCCgtgggatgatgatgatgatgatgatgatgatgaagagggtGACGGTGGAGAGGAAGAGCAGCAGCTGTCAGCGCCACCAGCTACGAGCCCCAGACGAGAAGATCTGAAGGACCCAGACCATCAAATGAAACCAAG GTCCATTTCCCCCACAGCCTGGTCTGACAGGAAAAGGGCCAGCAGACCTCAGATCAGTGACACACAGAGCCACATAGATCTCAAAATTCGTATCCTGGAAGACTCACAGATCAATGTGCTCTCAACAAGCG GGCTTTATAAACTTCCGGTACAGGAGCTGCAGTGTCCTCGTGGCCTGCAGGAGACGGACTTCCTGGACCTGCTGAGGTCCACCTTCCCTCAGCTGGCTGATCAGAAACAGTTTGACTTCTGCACATTTGGCAGGAGCAGGACGCCCCAGCCTCTGAGAGTAAACACGCAGACACCAGAGGAGATTTACAAGCGGCTCATCGACGCAAGAAAGACTTACCTCTTCATCCGACTGAAG ACTGAAGAGGATCCTCAGAGCAGCAGTGAAGACCGTCATCCTGTTGAGAAACGAGATGATTCTCCATCCAGCTTTGCCTCCACGTCAGCTGATCAAACCCAAATGAACCCCAG ATCCATTTTCCCCAGAGGCCAGTCTGAAAGACCCAGCAAACCTCAGATCAGTGACACACAGAGCCACATAGATCTCAAGATTCGCCTCCTGGAGGACTCGAAGGAAAATGTGCTCTCTAAAACTG GGCTTTATAAACTTCCAATACAGGAGATGCAGTGTCCTCGTGGCCTGCAGGAGGCGGACTTCCTGGACCTGCTGAGGTCCACATTGCCTCAGCTGGCTGATCAGAAACAGTTTGACTTCTGCACAtttggaaggaggaggaggctccAGCCTCTGACAGTAAATACACTGACACCAGAGGAGATCTACAAGCGGCTCATTGACGCAAGAAAGACTTACCTCTTCATCCGACTGAAG ACCAAAAAGGATCCTCAGAGCAGCAGTGAAGATCCTGTAGATGATTCTCCATCCAGCTCTGCCTCCACGTTAGCTGATCAAACTCAAATGAACCCCAGGTAA